In the Corythoichthys intestinalis isolate RoL2023-P3 chromosome 18, ASM3026506v1, whole genome shotgun sequence genome, ctcagtgatttaagcatttattcacaagaattttcaacggaaaaacgcTCTTTGTTCACGCAAAGCGAGGGCTAATTGTCGTAACTGActcgcctcatagttcgcaatatttacgtaaaatactaACCCCTTgtagccaaatgtatcacatttaatacacttagaatttcactATTTTGGGactctaatttagaattttgaaatttatttttaaaaaaattatggatgcaagttaacacatgcatctgcaggttcaatgaggaaaaaaaaatctggatttagctagggttatagcTATtaaagcgcttattacacagattcattttgattttttttttttacaaatttgaaaaaagtaccattaggaccttattttttaaattttgggattctctgacagttgcttcatgttgcaggcttTAAAGGGCTaactaaccaagaattgagactgttttacatctgtatatataaaaaatacacggatttaagcaattattcacaaaaattttcaacggaaaaagctctttgtgtttccactcgttcagctttgacggccacaccAACAATGCTGGCTAATACACCAGCCTTGAGCTCCCCGAGGGCACCTGCTCCTACACGAACCCTTACGCCGATggcaacaagcagatcttcgtctactttaaccccgtgcacctttggaagaacatctacagcagcttccacaacaacggctgtatggtgctgcccaggtgacctggggctgaagtaagtggccagcattattcactttataaaaaagatgaatcaaaacatcaatatttctaaaacatgttttttaggagCCTGAGAGGATGAGGACGGCTCGAATTTCGAGCCTGAAGGTGCTGGCCATGTGGGAGAACTAAAAGTCTGTCAAGGCCAGCTATaagttgacccagaaggtgcTGGCACGCTCTTCGATCGAGTAGCAGAGCGTCGGGCTCATCATATCGGTCGTCAACGCCAACACGGTCGCCGGGATGAGGCTCCTCGCCATGACCACGGGCAAGGAGGAACACAACCGACATCCTGGAGATATTCTAGAAGACAAGGGAGAGCTGGAGACGGGCCGGCGGTCCTCAAGCGGCCATCACTCCCCATGGCCCACATGGCGTCCTTCGGAATCTCGCTGTGCAGGAAGCACAAGAGCACATGCTGGAGTTCCCAGCGGTCTctcttcaactgttttggtgcgaacttctctaaggatgtgacttcagaagCGAGGAAGAACAAGTCCTTGGAGTGGCCGACCGGCAGGAAAAGGAGCAGAGTCGAGGAGGGCAGAAAGGAGACGGAAAGGAACAGGGACTTGTTGAAAGACGAGGCTCACATTCTGGTAAGACCacatcaattatttgcactgcctgaattataggactatctcatacgcattttatatttatgtttatttagattttatactttatacttgcaagtcacttttgagattttaacgcatcctatcctgcactgtaaagggagatgctccacaatttaattgtacaactgtatgatgacaataaaaggcTATTCTatttagaatttattaataatctatttatatattataattgattgtgcatgttttcctcaaatattaagtttctgatgtgaaaattgagtgattttttttagctgttgaaaacttaagtTTAGAAAAATTAAGttcctattttgggcaaaaacctatatgatatgttaaatattgctattgagcctgaaaatataggtgagtaGCTCCGCATTTGggtatttttgtgcatctagtgtaaaatctgagaattttatagccattattAGTTttgatatataaaaaaataatcgggattttataagggaatgagtttgaatttttgatgccgctgctcatggagactcatatggctaaggtaggttcctgttttggttttagctcagtagcagctttggttttgaaaatatttgaattttaactttttgaaaataggcccccaacGGATCAGCCCTGCGCCGCGTGTCATGTCAGTTATTGTGAAGTCAATGAATTAGCCATGacatatttaatcaatcaaataTGATGGAAATGCAGTTCATCTATAGCCGAGGTCCTCAATTAGTGGACCGCGGTCCACTaccggaccacggcacacctctATGCGGACCCACGGACGAACGAGAAaaaccaaaaaggttgctgacccctggtgtACGCAATCAGAACACAACTTTTCTACAAATACAATCCACCGTGCCTTTATTATCCCAGAAAGGACAGTATATTATTGTATTACCTTATATACCTTAAAACGGGAGTCATTAATGTTTTGATACATTATTTTTATTGCtgagataatttatttatatttttttatattacgtaatttaatttatttaatttattattcatttgatATGTTTATAATTTTGAGTCTGCCGTTTCCAATATTGACATTGAGAGATGTTCTTTGCGTAATCGTGATAATTTTTTGGGCCTGATCTACCGTAACTAATAGGTACCCGTGTCCGTAAGGCGAGATGAAGTAGAGGCAGCAGTGAACGCGGTTGTCTTGGATGTTCCTGCGATTCAGGCCACTCTCGTCCCTGAAGAACTGATCGAACTGCTGCTCCACGTAGTCCTCCAGGTGCTTCCAGCTGCAAAGCACACAAAATAAGAACCCACGCCTCTTATTGCGGAGAACCGTGCGGATGCATGGAAGACCTTTGCATGTTGTTGACGGCGTCGCCGAAACCCGGTGTGTCAATGATGCTCAGCCTCAGCTTGACGCCTTTCTCCTCAATGCTCACGGTGTGCTTTACCATGCTGACTGTTTGGCTGATGCGCTCTACAGCACACATGAACACAATAATTATTGTGATAATTCTGAAGAAATTCTCACATTCTGTTGAACTGTCTGACTGTCGATGAGTTCCGGGTTTTACCTTCCGCGTTAGGAATCTTTCGCTCTTTGTAAAGATCGGTGAGGAACAAGCTGTTGATCAGCGTCGACTTGCCCAGGCCGCTTTCGCCTGTACGTTTTGATTTTTTGAATCTGGAAGATTATGAATTTGAATCCGATGCGAAGAGTCGGACTGACCTGCAACCATCAGCGTGAAGGTGAAACCTTTTTTCACGGTTTTTCGATGGACTTGATTGGGCAACATGGCAAAGCCGACGTATTCTTTGTCCTGATCCTGATAatgttacatacagtacatatatttaTTGACTTAAATAGCAGCCACTGAGGTTATTATTGCGATATTTTGAGTTCTGACCTCGGGCGAGTCATACGGGTCAAAGAGTCCCCATGGGCTGCGGGGGCGAGAGGCAGGGCTAAGTGGCGAGTCCAGTGAGCGCTGCCATATGGGCGTCCTCGTGGCGGGCGCAAAGGAACGGTCCGGTGACGAGGGGCAGGCCGGGGGAAGGGAGTGCGAGGCGGTTGGCGGGATTCTACTGGCAAAGGGGAAAGGAACACTATCCTCGTCCTTCACGCGAAGACTCGATAGCTGCAACAAAAGAGGCGGAGTTACCTGGTTGGCATCGTCTGGCCTCCTTTTAGCTGTCATCTCCCATTACCCACAAAGCTTTGCGGCCATTTAATCCCGCTTTTAATTCTCCAACACGGATGGGGGTGGGTGGAGATTTAAGACTacagcacacacacatacactaaaAAAACTAGCATTAGTGCACAAATGCTTTTGTCTTACCTCGTTTTCTGACAAAGTTGCAGCTGCGCACATACATACAAACACAATTGTATTGCTGATTATACATCCATACATACATCATGCATCTTTGAATCAGCACGGCGTGAAATGAAATATCTTTCCCAAACATACACttaatagactataaaatatataaaaaggcTATGAAATAAATGTGCAACAGTGTGTAAGAATGGTCATTAGAACCGAGCAGAAAGTAAACTGCTTGTAAAGATACACCATAGCCTATTTATAAGCGAGTGTAAACAAGTGATGGAAGGTCAAATAAAGTCGtacgaattttaaaatttttaaatttgaaaaataaaagacaACAGACCTTTATTGTTGCTACGAAAGCGAACTGGTGATGACATGTGCTCCATGTTGAGGACACACAAACGGCACGCATGTACGCTCAAAACACACTGAACTGGAttaagtgtgtgtgcgtgtgcatgaGCCGCTAGGAGTgacgtcacttttttttttttttccaagacaaGTACAAGCTAGCATAAAACTGTTGAATGATTAACACGAATGTTATGAagtcaatacagtggtacctctacatatgaagttcatttgttccaggaccttgtttgtaagtcgaaacggtcgcatgtcgagcagggttttcccataagaatacattatactttcaataatttgttccacaccccgaaaacctacactaaatccttaataaatactgctggtactattacaaatagcaattacagagcaaaacaaataaattatgaataaaaatcggaacaaaaataataataataataataataatacctataataatgtaacgaatcgggttctaatgtggcagatgtatttttgtgtggctGACGTATTAGAGTGAGGGAGGTctttatcagtgttgttaatcttactttaaaaagtaattaattatagttacaaattacttctcccaaaaagtaattgtgttagtaactcagttaccggaatgtaagagtaattagttggcaaagtaactggtgataattttcatgtttttttgttttttatttttcctcaaaaaaaaaaaaaaaaacttaggtcACATTATGTGAAgtgtaaaaggtttttgggaccattgtgtggtggtccttgcccacactcccctctgctggcttttattggcataacacttcctgtttttaatGTATGGAATCACTTCAATCTTGgctcacctgggagcgcacctgcagctaatcaacaatcaacactgctcataaggatcggcctgggcagcaagcaggtgccagatgattttGCCAGTCAgcattggtacatcggccaactaaCACTGTAGTTTGTGATTCCTGTCTTAGAACTCTTaactaattctgttttttgccatcaggacaccCGCCCTCCAAGCCCtcgcagccacagccacagcctgaaCCTCAGCCTCAGCCACCGCCATTTACCATTCAACCCACCAGCCGCTCAGCACCTTGCCCTTGTGCAATAAATATCACTTCACACTTCATGTGTTTCCGGCTCGCATTTTGGTCCACATCAACTTTGCCTACCTTGCTGTAacaaattggccctagcccaattctttaccctaatttaccctttaccctgaatcaaccgctaaaaattgttaaaattgctcccattattgcattggttcccttctgtctacttttggcatgtggaagttttaaaactgtttcatcatttaaagatagattcaagtcaaaattttgcagatttaggagtattttagataaaaagttactcaggttcgctaggaaggttctttacaacagagccttcctaagaagtctactgctttaagatggcggctgtttactaacgcatctagttcctatactgtacatgttgctaacgcccccatgtctgtcatttcgcatctagttctatatatgtgtgatatctaccatgtctaccatatctaccatatcatgtgggcgtagtttgtaggctatcggctacagtcaggtattattggagcaacctagcatcacgtttgcttggcgtcacaacttttttgcctcctccccactcttgCT is a window encoding:
- the LOC130906533 gene encoding septin-5-like isoform X2, whose translation is MYGCIISNTIVFVCMCAAATLSENELSSLRVKDEDSVPFPFASRIPPTASHSLPPACPSSPDRSFAPATRTPIWQRSLDSPLSPASRPRSPWGLFDPYDSPEDQDKEYVGFAMLPNQVHRKTVKKGFTFTLMVAGESGLGKSTLINSLFLTDLYKERKIPNAEERISQTVSMVKHTVSIEEKGVKLRLSIIDTPGFGDAVNNMQSWKHLEDYVEQQFDQFFRDESGLNRRNIQDNRVHCCLYFISPYGHGLRPLDVECMRALHDKVNIVPVLAKADCLTREELCRKKIKIREELRRFGINIYQFADCDSDEDDDFKRRDQLLKDTVPFAVVGSNILVESKGRRFKGRVYPWGVVEVESPAHSDFLLLRDMLVRTHMQDLKDVTRESHYENYRAHCIQNMTRMVVRERERSLREKAREASDVDVPLPLAAFDVEKERLIFEKDQELRRMHELLERIQEQMHSSRI
- the LOC130906533 gene encoding septin-5-like isoform X1, with translation MYGCIISNTIVFVCMCAAATLSENELSSLRVKDEDSVPFPFASRIPPTASHSLPPACPSSPDRSFAPATRTPIWQRSLDSPLSPASRPRSPWGLFDPYDSPEDQDKEYVGFAMLPNQVHRKTVKKGFTFTLMVAGESGLGKSTLINSLFLTDLYKERKIPNAEERISQTVSMVKHTVSIEEKGVKLRLSIIDTPGFGDAVNNMQSWKHLEDYVEQQFDQFFRDESGLNRRNIQDNRVHCCLYFISPYGHGLRPLDVECMRALHDKVNIVPVLAKADCLTREELCRKKIKIREELRRFGINIYQFADCDSDEDDDFKRRDQLLKDTVPFAVVGSNILVESKGRRFKGRVYPWGVVEVESPAHSDFLLLRDMLVRTHMQDLKDVTRESHYENYRAHCIQNMTRMVVRERERSSLREKAREASDVDVPLPLAAFDVEKERLIFEKDQELRRMHELLERIQEQMHSSRI